The Treponema phagedenis DNA segment GCTTTGTCATGTTTCAGTATCTGATTTTATTTCTTTTTTTAGGGATTGAGGGCTTTGTCATTTTTGTGCTTGCGGCGGGAATGGGGCTGTATTTCGGTTTTATGCGCAAGCTGCCGCAGCCAAAGTTTTCTTCCGAGCTCCGTCCCGATTTTACCGCTGTTAAAAAAACGAAAATACTCACCGTGTATATTACCGACTTCCCCGCAAAAATAGAAAACAAAGCGGAAAATGCGGCGCTTATTGTGCCGACTCAAAAGCAAAGTGATTTTCGCTCATTCGGTTTAAAAACCGCGTTACGCATGCCGGAGGTTTTAGCAAGTTTACAAAAAACCTCCCGGTGCACTTCATTCAATTTTATAGTAGGAAACACCGGCATTATTTCCCTTGCGGAATTTCTGGAAACCTCCAAAACGGAATTTCCTATTGCCCGTATCTCCGTCATTGAAGATTTTCCCGATATCGGTGCGGAATATAAAGAGGCTTTGCAAAAGCTTTTACGCATTCAGTTTTTTTGGAAGCCTGTTTATGCCGTTTCCGTACTGGTTAATACAATCACCGGCGGTGCAAACTTTCGAAAACTACGCACATTGCGGGAAAAAGCTAAATCCTGGGATTCGGCATAAAAGATCGTGCAGAACGCCGCTCAAATCGATACTTTCATATGTTGAGAGTGAGGGTTCTGGTTCCCTAAATCCTTTAAAAAACGGAGGCTTACGTATGAATATAGGTTTGGTTTTGACGTCCGTGTCAAAACCAAACCTGCGAGTTTTAAAGCTTCAATTTTACAAAACAGTGTTGATGCTTTTAAACATCAGTTGAATTTATTCTGATTTTGACGCCTGAGGCACAACCAGCCCACGAGTTTTAAAACGTAAAGCCGAAGGGGACAGCGAAATGTCAAGACTTCGCCCGTGGCGCGCACCGATGAGCGGCAAAAAAAAGCGCAAGCTGTTTTTATCGTAAAAAGAAGAAACAGCTTGCGCTTCGTTTGGATGGGGCAAGAAACTTACTTATCGGATTTTAGCCCGCTTAAATACTCATTAAAGGATTTACCAAAATCGTTTTGAATTTTTTTCTCCAGTCCGGTAAAAATCTTATTGTCGGCACTAGATTTAGCCAAATGGATTTCTCTTCCGCTTACCGAATAGGGAACTAAAACCGTACTTGAACCGGTTTCGGTAAATTCGGCATCCAGCGAATACCTAACCAATATTTTATTATTGGCTTGCACTTCTCCATCAGCAAGAGAAAGCTTTGCGACTAACGTATAGTTCGGATTTTCATTAGTGGATGTATTAAATCCCTCAGCCGATAAAACCTTTGCAAAAGCCGATTTTATTTTTCCGTGATTATCGCCGTCAACAGAGATCACAATATGAATATTTTTTGCAACATCCATACACTTCAACTTTAAAGATTGGGCAGTCATTCCCTTTTCTTTCGCCAAAGCATGGGCACTCGGTTTGATTACCGAAAGGCGTGCTCTATATATAGCGTTTTCCGCTGCAACCAGATATGCGGAGCGGTACCGAATAAATTCGCGTATTGTGTTTTTATCCGTATCGGGAATTTGAGTCAATTCCGCAATAGTCCTCTCATTTGCATTTATTTTTTCCATATACGCTGATGCCGTTTTTGACTTATCCAATACCGCTAACGCATAGTGAGTTCCATCAGGGGAAAGCCAGCGCTCCTTTATTTCCACGCCTATTAAATCATCAACATTAGTAGAAATAGAAACGTTTTGCCCTACATTTTTAGTCTTATTCACTTTTTCAGATTGTCCGTCCGTTACCGAACTCGTGTAATTAAGTTCCGCCTGCGTTTCGATAGAAATTTTCCGGTCGAAAATTGCCGCTAAAGCTTCAAGAGCTCCTACCTCAGCCTCTTTACGCGACTGTCCCGTTCCAAGAGCCGTTAAATACCGCTCCTCGGGATATACGTTTGGCGCATCGGTAACCCAAACAGGAGGGTCTTTTTTCCCTTGTTTGCTTCCCGCCGCATATACCCATACCGAAAAAATTGTCAAAACTATAAAAAATGAAACTACTCTAGGCATAGCGACTCCAAAAGGTTCAAACCCCTTTCCTGTACCTGTACATTATCAAATACTTCTTCATATACGACCATATTGTCCCCCAAATAACAAATTTTTACGTTATATGTACCCGGTTTTAACCGAATATTTGCAACAGAAACTGTTGCAGGAAGGTACGCCGCTTGCCGCGTATCCGCCCGTATTGCCGCATCAATTTTTTCAAGAGCAAGCGGCAGTGATTCTTCCGCAATATCAAGTGCTATTTGCGCGAGAGTTTTTAAAAACCCATTTTGTTCCTGCTGCACGCGTCTTCGTGCCGCAATAATCGCAGTTGCCGAAATAATGGTTACCGTTAATTTTTTTGCTACCCCAGCCGCAAACTTTGCCTGAAACTCTTTTCGTGCCTTCAGCGCAACATTTTTTTTTACATTTACGCCGAAATCTTCAAGCAAGGTAA contains these protein-coding regions:
- a CDS encoding LPP20 family lipoprotein, whose product is MPRVVSFFIVLTIFSVWVYAAGSKQGKKDPPVWVTDAPNVYPEERYLTALGTGQSRKEAEVGALEALAAIFDRKISIETQAELNYTSSVTDGQSEKVNKTKNVGQNVSISTNVDDLIGVEIKERWLSPDGTHYALAVLDKSKTASAYMEKINANERTIAELTQIPDTDKNTIREFIRYRSAYLVAAENAIYRARLSVIKPSAHALAKEKGMTAQSLKLKCMDVAKNIHIVISVDGDNHGKIKSAFAKVLSAEGFNTSTNENPNYTLVAKLSLADGEVQANNKILVRYSLDAEFTETGSSTVLVPYSVSGREIHLAKSSADNKIFTGLEKKIQNDFGKSFNEYLSGLKSDK